The Serpentinimonas maccroryi genome has a segment encoding these proteins:
- the fliM gene encoding flagellar motor switch protein FliM gives MSDAFLSQDEIDALLEGVTGESQKLAKEEVDSGSVRGYDLSKQERIVRGRMPTMEVINERFARNLRVGLFNLIRRSPEISVGTVQVQKYSMFLRELVVPTNFNIMAVRPLRGSGMIVCEPTLLFGVIDSLFGGNGKFHTRIEGRDFSPTEQRVINRLVDVVSEEYKKAWKGVYPLELAYQRSEMQPQFANIATPSEIVISTSFTLEIGDISGSLHLCIPYATLEPIRDLLYSTSQGDSMEVDRRWVRLLGQEIQSAEIELCAELARTRTTVEQLLAMKVGDFIELERERVIEARVDGVPVLQAEYGTHNGKYALKVVQLRREQSSTWHGDQHE, from the coding sequence ATGAGCGACGCTTTTTTGTCCCAGGACGAGATCGACGCCCTGCTCGAGGGCGTCACGGGCGAGAGCCAAAAACTCGCCAAAGAGGAGGTCGACTCCGGCTCAGTGCGCGGCTACGACCTCTCCAAGCAAGAGCGCATCGTGCGTGGGCGCATGCCCACCATGGAGGTGATCAACGAGCGCTTCGCCCGCAACCTGCGCGTCGGCCTGTTCAACCTCATCCGGCGCAGCCCCGAAATCTCGGTCGGCACGGTGCAGGTGCAAAAGTACAGCATGTTCCTGCGCGAGTTGGTGGTGCCGACCAACTTCAACATCATGGCGGTGCGCCCGCTGCGCGGCAGCGGCATGATCGTGTGCGAGCCCACGCTGCTGTTTGGTGTCATCGACAGCCTGTTTGGCGGCAACGGCAAGTTCCACACCCGCATCGAGGGGCGCGACTTCTCCCCCACCGAACAGCGCGTCATCAACCGGCTGGTCGACGTGGTGTCGGAAGAATACAAAAAAGCCTGGAAAGGCGTCTACCCGCTCGAACTGGCGTATCAGCGCTCCGAGATGCAGCCGCAGTTTGCCAACATCGCCACCCCGAGCGAGATCGTCATCAGCACCAGCTTCACGCTCGAAATCGGCGACATTTCCGGCTCGCTGCACCTGTGCATCCCCTACGCCACGCTGGAGCCGATCCGCGATCTGCTCTACTCCACCTCGCAGGGCGACTCGATGGAGGTGGATCGGCGCTGGGTGCGGCTGCTGGGCCAAGAAATCCAGTCGGCCGAAATCGAGCTCTGCGCCGAATTGGCGCGCACCCGCACCACGGTCGAGCAGTTGCTGGCCATGAAAGTGGGCGACTTCATCGAGCTCGAACGCGAGCGCGTGATCGAGGCGCGCGTCGATGGCGTGCCGGTGCTGCAGGCCGAGTACGGCACCCACAACGGCAAATACGCCCTCAAGGTGGTGCAATTGCGGCGCGAGCAATCGTCCACCTGGCACGGAGATCAACATGAGTAA
- a CDS encoding flagellar hook-length control protein FliK, with product MRTDSPQSPRTPEPAPRRTAAAAAASAATPGTPKAGASSCAFAAMLLAADAGHEAQAPAPLAQADPKASPDPELSQGKSSDPATTVQAPPRSDPAESTALMARLEPKANGTPATAPTPATPAAPDAQATTAAPAGPASAEGPAGRKAGATQASAAWVSTLARARASAGANAGAAAAPKPGAELPAAPSANFLAAAGPAAAAALRFAAPAAGSAAVATQYAWASTDSAAGMADEAGATALTTASSSARSDAGSREGSGQGTRGGDAAQTWVDNQASSASAGEASAVGAEFGQLLEQQVAGQGLEAVLEPLNQHISLWLAGQVKRANLVLHEGLGQPLEIGMQLDGNQARLDFLTDDAALLEALQAQAPEALSELLGQSGLELVGLSIGSRASGQSDRPAQPRPEWAQARSDGAEQADSAAQAPTLQWQLGAGRAGLSVYA from the coding sequence ATGAGAACCGATTCCCCCCAAAGCCCGCGCACGCCCGAGCCCGCGCCGCGCCGCACCGCAGCGGCTGCGGCAGCCTCGGCGGCGACCCCAGGCACACCCAAAGCGGGTGCCTCAAGCTGCGCCTTTGCCGCCATGTTGCTCGCTGCCGACGCAGGCCACGAGGCTCAAGCCCCGGCACCCCTGGCCCAAGCCGACCCCAAGGCCAGCCCAGACCCCGAGCTCTCTCAAGGCAAATCCAGCGACCCCGCCACCACCGTCCAGGCGCCGCCGCGCTCAGACCCGGCCGAATCCACCGCACTCATGGCCCGCCTGGAACCCAAAGCCAACGGAACACCGGCTACAGCACCTACCCCAGCCACTCCGGCTGCACCGGATGCCCAGGCCACCACAGCAGCGCCTGCCGGTCCCGCAAGCGCCGAAGGCCCTGCGGGCCGCAAAGCCGGGGCCACCCAAGCCTCAGCCGCATGGGTATCCACACTGGCTAGGGCGCGCGCCTCAGCCGGCGCCAATGCCGGCGCTGCGGCAGCGCCCAAGCCGGGCGCCGAACTGCCCGCCGCCCCCAGTGCCAACTTCCTGGCTGCGGCAGGTCCGGCTGCAGCCGCTGCCCTGCGTTTTGCGGCACCCGCGGCCGGGTCGGCCGCAGTGGCCACCCAGTACGCCTGGGCCAGCACCGATTCCGCCGCCGGCATGGCAGACGAAGCCGGCGCCACCGCGTTGACCACCGCAAGCTCCAGCGCACGCTCCGACGCCGGCTCCCGCGAGGGTTCGGGCCAAGGCACACGCGGCGGCGACGCCGCCCAAACCTGGGTCGACAACCAAGCGTCAAGCGCGAGCGCGGGCGAAGCCTCGGCGGTCGGCGCAGAGTTTGGCCAACTGCTCGAGCAGCAGGTTGCGGGCCAGGGGCTAGAGGCGGTCCTAGAACCCCTCAACCAGCACATCAGCCTATGGCTGGCCGGGCAGGTCAAACGCGCCAACTTGGTGCTGCACGAGGGCTTGGGCCAACCGCTGGAAATCGGCATGCAGCTCGACGGCAACCAGGCCCGGCTCGACTTCCTGACCGACGACGCGGCGCTGCTCGAAGCCCTGCAAGCCCAGGCACCAGAGGCCTTGAGCGAACTGCTGGGTCAGAGCGGGCTCGAACTGGTGGGCCTGTCGATCGGCTCGCGCGCCTCGGGCCAATCGGACCGCCCGGCGCAGCCGCGCCCTGAATGGGCTCAGGCCCGTTCCGATGGGGCCGAGCAAGCCGATTCGGCGGCCCAAGCGCCCACGCTGCAATGGCAACTGGGTGCCGGTCGTGCCGGCCTGAGCGTGTACGCCTGA
- the fliJ gene encoding flagellar export protein FliJ, with the protein MKTAEQDLSVVLDVALRKRDQALQALAQIQHEQRQALLQLNQLQGYCAETHVRWSERAANGFDGVQLHTHRVFMGKLEHAQNYQQTVLEQIAHRLQQGQQRVYEAERELASLRKFQQRRHQVWLLQQQRKEQKSNDEMAAVQHRLHADSHPWRSTP; encoded by the coding sequence ATGAAAACCGCAGAGCAAGATTTGAGCGTGGTGCTCGACGTCGCACTGCGCAAGCGCGACCAGGCCCTGCAGGCGCTGGCCCAGATCCAGCACGAGCAACGCCAGGCGCTGCTGCAGCTCAACCAACTGCAAGGCTACTGCGCCGAAACCCACGTGCGCTGGAGCGAGCGCGCGGCCAACGGTTTCGACGGCGTGCAGTTGCACACCCACCGGGTGTTCATGGGCAAACTCGAGCACGCGCAAAACTACCAGCAAACCGTGTTGGAGCAGATCGCGCACCGGCTGCAGCAGGGCCAGCAAAGGGTGTACGAGGCCGAACGCGAGCTGGCCAGCCTGCGCAAATTTCAGCAGCGCCGCCACCAAGTTTGGCTGCTGCAGCAGCAACGCAAAGAGCAAAAGAGCAACGACGAAATGGCTGCCGTGCAACACCGCCTGCACGCCGATTCGCACCCTTGGAGGTCCACGCCATGA
- a CDS encoding flagellar basal body-associated FliL family protein yields the protein MAAKPSASAPAANADAAPAKPKSKKLLIIILGAVALLLVLAVAAFFLLQPAAEEELGPDGQPLAPAAAAAPQAPPAFLPLENMVVNLADPGAMRFAQLGVTLQLADAATSARVTAFMPAIRNGMLRLAAQRSATELLTPAGKDALAADILAMVRETTGLPDRGTTPSPVQAVLFTSLIVQ from the coding sequence ATGGCTGCCAAACCCTCCGCTTCTGCACCCGCCGCCAACGCCGACGCGGCACCGGCCAAACCCAAGAGCAAAAAGCTGCTCATCATCATTTTGGGTGCTGTGGCGTTGCTGCTGGTTCTGGCGGTGGCTGCTTTTTTCCTGCTGCAGCCAGCGGCTGAAGAAGAACTGGGCCCCGACGGCCAGCCACTGGCGCCCGCTGCCGCTGCCGCCCCGCAGGCACCCCCGGCCTTTTTGCCACTTGAAAACATGGTCGTCAACTTGGCCGACCCGGGTGCCATGCGTTTTGCGCAGCTCGGCGTCACGCTGCAGCTGGCCGATGCCGCCACTTCGGCGCGCGTCACCGCCTTCATGCCGGCGATCCGCAACGGCATGTTGCGCCTGGCAGCCCAGCGCAGTGCCACCGAACTGCTCACCCCGGCCGGCAAAGACGCGCTGGCCGCTGACATCTTGGCCATGGTGCGCGAAACCACAGGCTTGCCCGATCGGGGCACCACCCCCAGCCCGGTGCAGGCGGTGTTGTTCACCAGCCTGATCGTGCAGTAA